Proteins encoded within one genomic window of Saccharopolyspora pogona:
- a CDS encoding DUF3515 domain-containing protein, translated as MAITLGALLALAVAGIGAYGWYGEHQAQKAAAEAEAARRSGPLPLAPVPAPKASSQECATVLAALPSEFAVGDELVPRRALAEPAAAGAVAWGDAKHDPLTVRCGIDAPAELTPTAQLVDVFGVSWLEINQGGDTSWLAVDRPVYVALTAPERTGTGPLQDLSKILRNALPKQPVFP; from the coding sequence GTGGCGATCACGCTCGGCGCACTCCTCGCCCTAGCGGTCGCCGGTATCGGCGCGTACGGCTGGTATGGCGAGCACCAGGCGCAAAAAGCTGCAGCAGAAGCGGAAGCGGCCCGGCGAAGCGGGCCGCTTCCGCTCGCTCCGGTCCCGGCGCCGAAGGCGTCGTCGCAGGAGTGCGCGACGGTGCTCGCGGCGCTGCCGAGCGAGTTCGCCGTAGGCGACGAGCTCGTACCGCGCCGCGCGCTGGCGGAGCCGGCGGCGGCGGGAGCCGTCGCCTGGGGAGATGCGAAGCACGACCCGCTGACGGTGCGCTGCGGCATCGACGCGCCCGCGGAGCTGACGCCGACGGCGCAGCTGGTGGACGTCTTCGGCGTCAGCTGGCTGGAGATCAACCAAGGTGGCGACACCTCGTGGCTGGCGGTCGACCGCCCGGTGTACGTCGCGCTCACCGCTCCGGAGCGCACCGGAACCGGGCCCCTCCAGGACCTTTCCAAGATCCTCCGCAACGCCCTCCCCAAGCAACCGGTCTTCCCCTGA
- a CDS encoding D-alanine--D-alanine ligase family protein: MTQRKTRVAVVFGGRSTEHGISCVSAGSVLAHLDQDRFAILPVGITREGAWVLGTDDPKQLEIRDRQAPEVAANTAIALPGDPTRRELVLLEPGRGGEVLSSVDVVFPVLHGAFGEDGTIQGLLEMADVPYVGPGVLSSAVSMDKEYTKKLLAAEGLEVGRYEVLRRDQATLDDAQRERLGLPVFVKPARAGSSLGITKVDDWAELDAAIAEARRTDPKVIIEAAVVGREIECGVLEFPDGRIEASQPAELRVTGDSDWYDYESKYLDDVTEFDIPAKIGDDAIEELRDAAVRAFRALECQGLARVDFFLAEDGRLIVNEVNTMPGFTAISLYPRMWAHTGIDYPTLLTTLIETAIARGTGLR, from the coding sequence ATGACACAGCGCAAGACCCGGGTGGCCGTCGTCTTCGGCGGACGCAGCACCGAGCACGGCATCTCCTGCGTGTCCGCCGGTAGCGTGCTCGCGCACCTGGACCAGGACCGCTTCGCGATCCTGCCGGTCGGCATCACCCGCGAGGGCGCTTGGGTGCTGGGCACCGACGACCCGAAGCAGCTGGAGATCCGGGACCGCCAGGCGCCCGAGGTCGCGGCGAACACGGCCATCGCGCTGCCCGGCGACCCCACCCGCCGTGAGCTGGTGCTGCTGGAGCCGGGCCGGGGCGGCGAGGTGCTGTCGTCGGTCGACGTGGTGTTCCCGGTGCTGCACGGCGCGTTCGGCGAGGACGGCACCATCCAGGGGTTGCTGGAGATGGCCGACGTGCCTTACGTCGGGCCGGGCGTGCTCTCAAGCGCCGTGTCGATGGATAAGGAGTACACCAAGAAGCTGCTCGCCGCGGAGGGCTTGGAGGTGGGGCGCTACGAGGTGCTGCGCCGCGACCAGGCCACGCTGGACGACGCGCAGCGCGAGCGGCTCGGGCTGCCGGTGTTCGTCAAGCCGGCGCGGGCCGGGTCGTCGCTGGGCATCACCAAGGTCGACGACTGGGCCGAGCTGGACGCGGCGATCGCCGAGGCGCGGCGCACCGACCCGAAGGTGATCATCGAGGCGGCTGTGGTGGGCCGCGAGATCGAGTGCGGCGTGCTGGAGTTCCCGGACGGCCGGATCGAGGCCTCACAGCCCGCCGAACTCCGGGTGACCGGCGATTCCGACTGGTACGACTACGAATCCAAGTACCTCGACGACGTCACCGAGTTCGACATCCCGGCCAAGATCGGCGACGACGCGATCGAGGAGCTGCGCGATGCCGCGGTGCGCGCCTTCCGCGCCCTGGAGTGCCAGGGCCTGGCGCGGGTCGACTTCTTCCTCGCCGAGGACGGCCGGCTGATCGTCAACGAGGTCAACACGATGCCGGGCTTCACGGCTATCTCGCTCTACCCGCGGATGTGGGCGCACACGGGCATCGACTACCCGACCCTGCTGACCACGCTGATCGAAACGGCGATCGCCCGAGGCACCGGCCTCCGCTGA
- a CDS encoding cystathionine gamma-lyase yields the protein MTTSDLGDGTRCVRGGHPEPAGGMPLLPGPVFAAPFHLGEDVQGSDFYGRAGNPTWRALESAIGDLDGGHCVLLPSGMAAISTLLRALLRPGDAVVLPSDGYYATRQFVRDELGDLGLDVREIDTPGPWHDDVFAGVRLVLLETPSNPGLDVCDIAELADRAHAAGALLAVDNTTATPLGQRPLELGADIVVASDTKALSGHSDILMGHVSVRDEELAQRLVRARTLSGSIPGPFEAWLAHRSMGTLDLRLARQAENAAALVEALRGHPAVSGLRWPGLPGDPSHDLARRQMRRWGGMFRFELADAAAVDEFVRRSELVVAATSFGGLHSTVDRRAQWGDPVPAGFVRFSAGCEDPADLVADVLQALS from the coding sequence GTGACCACATCGGATCTTGGCGACGGCACGCGGTGCGTGCGCGGTGGGCACCCGGAACCGGCCGGCGGGATGCCGCTGCTGCCGGGGCCGGTCTTCGCCGCGCCGTTCCACCTGGGTGAGGACGTCCAGGGCAGCGATTTCTACGGCCGGGCGGGCAATCCCACCTGGCGGGCGCTGGAGTCGGCCATCGGCGACCTCGACGGCGGGCACTGCGTCCTGCTGCCGTCCGGTATGGCGGCGATCAGCACCCTGCTGCGTGCGCTGCTGCGCCCCGGCGACGCGGTGGTCCTGCCCAGCGACGGGTACTACGCGACGCGCCAGTTCGTGCGCGACGAGCTGGGCGACCTGGGGCTGGACGTCCGGGAGATCGACACGCCGGGCCCCTGGCACGACGACGTGTTCGCCGGGGTTCGCCTGGTGCTGCTGGAAACCCCGTCGAACCCCGGGCTGGACGTGTGCGACATCGCGGAACTCGCCGACCGCGCGCACGCCGCGGGTGCGCTGCTGGCGGTGGACAACACCACGGCGACGCCGCTCGGGCAGCGACCGCTGGAGCTGGGCGCGGACATCGTGGTGGCCAGCGACACCAAGGCGCTGTCCGGGCACAGCGACATTCTGATGGGGCACGTGTCGGTCCGCGACGAGGAGCTGGCGCAGCGGCTCGTGCGGGCGCGGACGCTGTCCGGCTCGATCCCCGGCCCGTTCGAGGCCTGGCTGGCGCACCGCAGCATGGGCACGCTGGACCTGCGGTTGGCGCGGCAGGCCGAGAACGCCGCCGCGCTCGTCGAGGCGCTGCGCGGGCACCCGGCGGTTTCCGGGCTGCGCTGGCCCGGCCTGCCTGGTGATCCGTCGCACGATCTCGCACGGCGGCAGATGCGCCGCTGGGGCGGGATGTTCCGGTTCGAGCTGGCGGATGCGGCGGCGGTCGACGAGTTCGTCCGGCGCAGCGAGCTGGTCGTGGCGGCGACGAGTTTCGGCGGCCTGCACAGCACGGTCGACCGCCGGGCCCAGTGGGGCGACCCGGTGCCGGCGGGCTTCGTCCGGTTCTCCGCGGGCTGCGAAGACCCCGCGGACCTGGTCGCGGACGTCCTGCAGGCCCTCTCCTGA
- a CDS encoding pyridoxamine 5'-phosphate oxidase family protein: MTRQLSTTDRTTIRRGSERARTERSDLHATLDAGLICHLGLLIDGSPRVLPTGYGRSGDTLYVHGSTGARSLREAAEGVEVCVTVTHLDGIVYARSLFHHSVNFRSAMIHGRARDVTDADEKLQALRVISEQLAPGSWEHARQPNKRELAATAVIAVDLAEAAVKIRNGGPNDDAEDVEEATAWAGVLPLRTHWGAPEPSADLPSGFEVPSHVGEREQPA, from the coding sequence GTGACCCGACAGCTCTCCACCACAGACCGGACCACCATCCGTCGCGGCAGCGAGCGGGCCCGCACCGAGCGCAGCGACCTGCACGCCACGCTGGACGCGGGCCTGATCTGCCACCTCGGGCTGCTGATCGACGGTTCTCCCCGGGTGCTGCCCACCGGCTACGGCCGCAGCGGCGACACTCTCTACGTCCACGGTTCGACCGGTGCGCGCAGCCTGCGAGAGGCCGCCGAAGGCGTCGAGGTCTGCGTCACCGTCACCCACCTCGACGGGATCGTCTACGCACGCTCGCTGTTCCACCACTCCGTGAACTTCCGCTCCGCGATGATCCACGGACGCGCCCGGGACGTCACCGACGCCGACGAGAAGCTGCAGGCGCTGCGGGTGATCAGCGAGCAGCTCGCGCCCGGTTCGTGGGAGCACGCGCGGCAGCCGAACAAGAGGGAGCTGGCTGCGACGGCGGTCATCGCCGTCGACCTCGCCGAGGCGGCTGTGAAGATCCGCAACGGCGGGCCCAACGACGACGCCGAGGACGTCGAGGAGGCCACGGCCTGGGCCGGGGTGCTCCCGCTGCGAACGCACTGGGGCGCGCCGGAACCGTCGGCGGACCTCCCGTCGGGATTCGAGGTTCCGTCGCACGTCGGCGAACGGGAGCAACCGGCATGA
- the pdxR gene encoding MocR-like pyridoxine biosynthesis transcription factor PdxR, producing MPHSVPAASSPLLELAIELHRDDRRPLAVQLADALRHAATKGQLRGGDRLPSTRALARHLAVSRTVTAAAYEQLHAEGWIAGRRGSGTYVTTSPPGSQTEAAAGAKHGESRPDEPAVVLTPGVPWVEGIDRAAWRRAWRAAADTGPDSRPHRAGAVEYREAIVEHLLRHRGLVVGGLTVENVLATAGTTSAVFELASAVLRRGATVAVEEPGYQRAVGALRAAGVRVVPAPVDHAGIVVDAIPRGVRAVYCSPAHQYPIGGRLPAERRIALVERARAEGWLIIEDDYDGELRYDVAPLPVLASMAPDVVVHLGTTSKILTPTLGAGWMLAPDKVAASVLQHRDLTGTSPAPAGQRVLVELARHGDLGRHLRRLRRELSQRRALVVDKLAAEGVEVFGDRAGAHVVLPLPDAETEQRVVAAAAERGLVLDGLRRHHCGPQQWFGLALGYAACSRSELERALPILAQLCGKR from the coding sequence ATGCCACATTCCGTGCCCGCGGCCAGCTCGCCGCTGCTGGAGCTGGCCATCGAGCTGCACCGCGACGACCGCCGACCGCTCGCCGTGCAGCTCGCCGACGCGCTGCGGCATGCGGCGACGAAGGGGCAGCTCCGCGGTGGCGACCGCCTGCCGTCCACGCGCGCGCTCGCGCGCCACCTCGCGGTGAGCCGCACCGTGACAGCCGCCGCCTACGAGCAGCTGCACGCCGAGGGCTGGATCGCCGGTCGGCGCGGCTCGGGCACCTACGTCACCACCAGCCCGCCCGGCTCTCAGACCGAGGCCGCCGCAGGAGCCAAGCACGGCGAAAGCCGACCGGACGAACCGGCGGTCGTGCTGACACCCGGCGTGCCGTGGGTGGAGGGCATCGACCGGGCGGCGTGGCGCCGGGCCTGGCGCGCGGCGGCCGACACCGGGCCCGATTCCAGGCCGCATCGTGCCGGGGCGGTCGAGTACCGCGAAGCCATCGTCGAACACCTGCTGCGGCACCGCGGTCTGGTCGTCGGCGGCCTGACGGTGGAGAACGTGCTGGCCACCGCCGGCACCACGTCGGCCGTCTTCGAACTGGCATCCGCGGTGCTGCGCCGAGGCGCGACGGTCGCCGTGGAGGAGCCCGGCTACCAGCGAGCGGTGGGTGCGCTGCGGGCGGCGGGCGTGCGGGTGGTGCCGGCTCCCGTCGACCACGCGGGAATCGTGGTCGATGCCATTCCGCGCGGCGTGCGGGCGGTCTACTGCTCGCCCGCGCACCAGTACCCGATCGGCGGCCGGCTGCCCGCGGAGCGCCGGATCGCCCTGGTGGAGCGGGCGCGTGCCGAGGGCTGGCTGATCATCGAGGACGACTACGACGGCGAGCTCCGCTACGACGTGGCGCCGCTGCCGGTGCTCGCGTCGATGGCCCCGGACGTCGTCGTGCACCTGGGCACGACCAGCAAGATCCTCACCCCGACACTGGGAGCTGGCTGGATGCTGGCACCAGACAAGGTCGCCGCTTCGGTGCTGCAGCACCGGGATCTCACCGGCACCAGCCCGGCCCCGGCGGGGCAGCGCGTGCTGGTGGAACTCGCGCGCCACGGGGACCTGGGGCGTCACCTGCGGCGGCTGCGGCGAGAACTCTCGCAGCGCCGGGCACTCGTGGTGGACAAGCTCGCCGCCGAGGGCGTCGAGGTGTTCGGGGACCGGGCCGGGGCGCACGTGGTGCTGCCGCTGCCGGACGCGGAGACCGAGCAGCGGGTGGTCGCGGCGGCCGCCGAACGTGGCCTGGTGCTCGACGGGCTGCGACGCCACCACTGCGGTCCGCAGCAGTGGTTCGGGTTGGCGCTCGGCTACGCCGCGTGCTCGCGCAGCGAACTGGAACGCGCGCTGCCGATCCTGGCCCAGCTGTGCGGAAAGAGGTGA
- a CDS encoding thiamine-phosphate kinase — MGPDSSQDAQTVSQLGEFGLIDRVTAGRPQSPGTLLGPGDDAAVLAAPDGRVVATTDVLVEQVHFRFDWSTPHQVGRKAVAVNLSDIAAMGAVPTGLLVGLACSPDLPTSVADELLGGMWEEAQQVGIGIIGGDMVSATSLTISITALGDLQGREPVTRSGARPGDVVAVAGRLGWSAAGLAVLGRGFRSPVAVVGAHRVPEPPYAAGPQAAVAGVTSMVDTSDGLLADLGHIAAASQVAIDIRTDQIEVPQRLNEVASALGADARHWVLTGGEDQALVATFPPGRPLPEGWRALGVVAEGSGVTVDGGEYEGSAGWEHWR, encoded by the coding sequence TTGGGTCCTGATTCGTCGCAGGACGCACAGACCGTTTCCCAGTTGGGTGAGTTCGGTCTCATCGATCGGGTGACTGCCGGGCGACCGCAGTCACCGGGCACGTTACTCGGGCCGGGGGACGACGCGGCCGTCCTGGCCGCCCCAGACGGCCGCGTGGTGGCTACCACCGACGTGCTGGTGGAACAGGTGCACTTCCGTTTCGACTGGTCGACACCGCACCAGGTCGGCCGCAAGGCGGTCGCGGTGAACCTGTCGGACATCGCCGCGATGGGCGCGGTGCCCACCGGCCTGCTGGTGGGCCTGGCCTGCTCGCCGGACCTGCCGACGAGCGTGGCCGACGAGCTCCTCGGGGGCATGTGGGAAGAAGCACAGCAGGTCGGCATCGGCATCATCGGCGGCGACATGGTGTCGGCGACCTCACTGACAATCTCGATCACAGCGCTGGGCGACCTGCAGGGCCGGGAGCCGGTGACGCGGTCGGGCGCACGGCCCGGCGACGTGGTCGCGGTGGCCGGGCGGCTCGGCTGGTCGGCGGCCGGTCTGGCCGTGCTGGGGCGGGGTTTCCGCTCGCCGGTCGCGGTCGTCGGCGCGCACCGCGTCCCGGAGCCGCCCTACGCGGCAGGACCGCAGGCGGCCGTCGCCGGCGTGACGTCCATGGTGGACACCTCGGATGGGCTGCTGGCCGATCTCGGGCACATCGCCGCGGCGTCGCAGGTGGCCATCGACATCCGCACCGACCAGATCGAGGTGCCGCAGCGGCTGAACGAGGTCGCCTCCGCGCTGGGCGCGGACGCCCGCCACTGGGTGCTCACCGGCGGCGAGGACCAGGCGCTGGTGGCGACGTTCCCGCCGGGGCGCCCGCTGCCGGAGGGCTGGCGCGCGCTCGGGGTCGTCGCCGAGGGCTCCGGGGTCACGGTGGACGGCGGCGAGTACGAGGGTTCGGCGGGCTGGGAGCACTGGCGCTAG
- a CDS encoding IS607 family transposase, which yields MTDRLVSATIAARMLGVSTRTLRRYTQQGVLPDRRSAGGRRVFSVAELEDVRRRRGSVPPVEGVVLYARVSSQRQRREGDLDRQITRLRHATEGRVVVGEFWDVASGLSDGRRGFRRALDACRRPEVATLVVEHEERLARFGIGVIRDVLLPAFGVDLEVTGTDEEWDSSAELESELVRDMVAVVTSFSGRLYGPRSAKQRRVIHCVKQAVE from the coding sequence ATGACTGATCGTTTGGTGTCGGCCACGATAGCGGCCCGGATGTTGGGGGTTTCGACGCGAACGTTGCGTCGCTATACCCAGCAGGGAGTGCTGCCGGATCGTCGTTCTGCTGGTGGTCGCCGGGTGTTCTCGGTGGCGGAGTTGGAGGATGTCCGCCGCAGGCGTGGATCGGTACCGCCTGTTGAGGGCGTGGTGTTGTATGCGCGGGTGTCCTCGCAGCGCCAGCGCCGCGAGGGTGATCTTGACCGGCAGATCACGCGATTGCGGCACGCTACCGAGGGCCGTGTCGTGGTGGGGGAATTCTGGGACGTGGCGTCTGGACTCTCGGATGGTCGTCGTGGTTTTCGGCGTGCTCTTGATGCCTGCCGGCGTCCCGAGGTGGCGACGTTGGTGGTGGAACACGAGGAGCGTTTAGCCCGGTTCGGTATCGGGGTGATCCGGGATGTGTTGTTGCCCGCGTTCGGCGTTGATCTGGAGGTAACCGGTACGGATGAGGAGTGGGATTCGTCGGCGGAGTTGGAGTCGGAGTTGGTGCGGGACATGGTGGCGGTGGTGACGTCGTTTTCGGGCCGGTTGTATGGGCCGCGGTCAGCGAAGCAACGCCGAGTGATCCACTGCGTGAAACAGGCGGTAGAGTAG
- a CDS encoding GNAT family N-acetyltransferase: MSIVELEDAAPAYPVLRELRPDLASLEDFLAQAKQQQAAGYRLIASLDASGEIAAVTGFRTGQSFVWGHYLYVDDVVTLPTARKQGHAGALLAWIDEEARRLGVGQIHLDSGTQRHDAHRRYLGTGFAIRSLHFAKPTQEA, encoded by the coding sequence ATGAGCATCGTGGAGCTGGAAGATGCCGCACCCGCGTACCCGGTGCTCCGGGAGTTGCGGCCGGATCTGGCTTCGCTGGAGGACTTCCTCGCGCAGGCGAAGCAGCAGCAGGCTGCGGGCTACCGGTTGATCGCGTCGCTCGACGCCAGCGGTGAGATCGCCGCCGTCACCGGATTCCGCACCGGGCAGTCGTTCGTGTGGGGTCACTATCTCTACGTGGACGACGTCGTCACGTTGCCGACGGCTAGGAAGCAGGGGCACGCGGGCGCGCTGCTCGCCTGGATCGACGAGGAGGCCCGCAGGCTCGGAGTCGGGCAGATCCACCTGGATTCGGGCACCCAGCGCCACGATGCGCACCGCCGCTACCTCGGGACCGGGTTCGCGATCCGGTCCCTGCACTTCGCGAAGCCCACGCAGGAGGCCTGA
- a CDS encoding Lrp/AsnC family transcriptional regulator — MVQAYILIQTEVGKAAAVANEIAGSPGVISAEDVTGPYDVIVRAEAENVDQLGKMVVAKIQNVEGITRTLTCPVVHL, encoded by the coding sequence GTGGTTCAGGCATACATACTCATCCAGACCGAAGTCGGCAAGGCCGCCGCGGTCGCCAACGAGATCGCCGGCTCGCCGGGCGTCATCAGCGCCGAGGACGTTACCGGTCCGTACGACGTGATCGTGCGCGCCGAAGCCGAGAACGTCGACCAGCTCGGCAAGATGGTCGTCGCCAAGATCCAGAACGTCGAAGGCATCACCCGGACCCTCACCTGTCCTGTAGTGCACCTCTGA
- a CDS encoding NAD(P)H-dependent glycerol-3-phosphate dehydrogenase codes for MARPERITVLGAGSWGTTFAKVLADAGNDVVLWARRAEIAAAINESRSNPAYLPDIQLPPTLRATDDAAVAVYGASAVVLAVPSQTLRENLAGWQPLLPPEATLVSLAKGVELSTLKRMSEVVGEVADVPMAHVAVVSGPNLAKEIAAEQPTATVVACPDHDRAVALQHACSTPYFRPYTNTDLVGIEIAGACKNVIALACGMAAGLGFGHNTMSSLITRGLAETTRLGVALGADRMTFAGLAGLGDLVATAMSPLSRNRTFGERLGRGETMAQAQKAAHGQVSEGVKSCSSIRQLAARHGVEMPITDVVHRVCHEGLAPAPAAAELLGRERKPE; via the coding sequence ATGGCGAGGCCTGAGCGGATCACGGTCCTCGGTGCCGGTTCCTGGGGCACCACATTCGCGAAGGTGCTCGCCGACGCGGGCAACGACGTCGTCCTGTGGGCGCGGCGCGCGGAGATCGCCGCGGCTATCAACGAAAGCCGCAGCAATCCCGCGTACCTACCGGACATCCAGCTCCCTCCGACGCTGCGCGCCACCGACGACGCCGCCGTTGCCGTCTACGGCGCGAGCGCGGTGGTGCTCGCGGTGCCCAGCCAGACGCTGCGCGAGAACCTAGCCGGGTGGCAGCCCCTGCTGCCGCCCGAAGCGACGCTGGTGAGCCTGGCCAAGGGCGTAGAGCTGAGCACGCTGAAGCGGATGAGCGAGGTTGTCGGCGAGGTCGCCGACGTGCCGATGGCGCACGTCGCGGTCGTCTCCGGGCCCAACCTGGCCAAGGAGATCGCTGCCGAGCAACCGACCGCGACCGTGGTGGCGTGCCCGGACCATGACCGCGCCGTCGCGCTGCAGCACGCCTGCTCGACGCCGTACTTCCGGCCCTACACCAACACGGACCTCGTCGGCATCGAGATCGCCGGGGCGTGCAAGAACGTGATCGCGCTCGCGTGCGGGATGGCCGCAGGGTTGGGGTTCGGGCACAACACGATGTCCTCGCTGATCACCCGCGGCCTGGCCGAGACGACTCGGCTCGGCGTCGCACTGGGCGCCGACCGGATGACGTTCGCGGGCCTCGCGGGGCTGGGCGACCTGGTCGCCACCGCCATGTCACCGCTGTCGCGCAACCGGACCTTCGGCGAGCGGCTGGGGCGCGGCGAAACCATGGCACAGGCGCAGAAGGCGGCGCACGGGCAGGTTTCCGAGGGCGTGAAATCGTGCTCGTCGATCCGGCAGCTGGCGGCGCGGCATGGCGTCGAGATGCCGATCACGGACGTGGTGCACCGGGTCTGCCACGAGGGACTCGCACCCGCCCCGGCGGCCGCCGAACTGCTCGGCCGCGAGCGCAAACCCGAGTGA
- a CDS encoding cysteine dioxygenase encodes MFAVPPNTVAAPADLTIAHPVRIARELAADRGSWTRLLRYDPDQRWSGLITRTESYEAWLLSWLPGQRTDLHDHGGATGAFTVVTGTLTERVVQRGGNEVLHPLVAGQSRVFGPNYVHQVHNNGPDPAVSIHVYRPTRARMTLYTNDPVTGLSQE; translated from the coding sequence GTGTTCGCCGTTCCTCCGAATACCGTTGCCGCGCCTGCCGATCTCACCATCGCGCACCCGGTCCGCATCGCCCGTGAACTCGCCGCCGACCGCGGCTCGTGGACGCGCCTGCTGCGCTACGACCCGGACCAGCGGTGGTCCGGCCTGATCACGCGTACCGAGAGCTACGAGGCGTGGCTGCTGAGCTGGCTGCCGGGCCAGCGCACCGATCTGCACGACCACGGCGGCGCCACCGGCGCCTTCACCGTGGTCACCGGCACCCTGACCGAGCGCGTCGTCCAACGCGGTGGCAACGAGGTGCTGCACCCGCTGGTCGCGGGCCAGTCCCGCGTCTTCGGCCCGAACTACGTGCACCAGGTGCACAACAACGGCCCGGACCCGGCGGTGAGCATCCACGTCTACCGGCCCACCCGCGCCCGGATGACCCTCTACACCAACGACCCCGTCACCGGCCTCAGCCAGGAGTGA
- a CDS encoding FMN-binding negative transcriptional regulator, with the protein MAGRGARLRPAGGRGPGPATGRAAGALRARRRPNPAAPHAPPTRSGARWSTDPRCVLSIVDDYAYIPGPWRAEGDTPTSSGVPTSHYASVQLSGEAEPVDDPAAKAALLQRQVERFQPAGETAEIAAHDGPFHRMLKGIRGVVLHVESVTAKFKYGDNKSVSLNLNRCRCRARSPAGWSKGPVPGPGHGRPTTPPHATARRNPDGAGNPQFRLKLRTRDVGHSWLRPVTGSLV; encoded by the coding sequence ATGGCTGGCCGAGGGGCACGACTTCGGCCAGCTGGTGGCCGTGGCCCCGGACCGGCGACCGGTCGTGCGGCCGGCGCACTTCGTGCTCGACGGCGACCGAATCCTGCTGCACCTCACGCGCCCCCAACCCGATCTGGCGCACGCTGGAGCACCGATCCGCGCTGCGTGCTGTCGATTGTGGACGACTACGCCTACATCCCCGGCCCGTGGCGGGCCGAGGGCGACACCCCGACCAGCTCGGGCGTGCCGACGAGCCACTACGCCAGCGTGCAGCTCTCGGGCGAAGCGGAGCCGGTGGACGACCCGGCTGCCAAGGCCGCCCTGCTGCAACGCCAGGTGGAGCGCTTCCAGCCGGCGGGCGAGACTGCCGAGATCGCCGCGCACGACGGTCCGTTCCACCGGATGCTCAAGGGAATCCGCGGCGTGGTCCTGCACGTCGAGTCGGTGACGGCGAAGTTCAAGTACGGCGACAACAAATCGGTGTCGCTAAATCTAAATCGGTGTCGCTGCAGGGCTCGGTCGCCCGCCGGCTGGTCGAAAGGCCCGGTCCCGGGACCGGGCCACGGCCGCCCGACAACTCCGCCGCATGCGACGGCGCGCCGAAATCCTGACGGTGCCGGAAATCCGCAGTTTCGACTGAAACTGCGGACCCGCGATGTCGGTCACTCCTGGCTGAGGCCGGTGACGGGGTCGTTGGTGTAG
- a CDS encoding tetratricopeptide repeat protein produces MRNAKLRKLFGKYLDQALWHAQRARDLEPDSALTHCVIGIVLLSIGGRAAARQAREPLEVALRLDPQLPGVWNCLGLSALRTGRFVAALRAFITTLQLDPRSDNGSHNSRWRCGRWSPAGAGGSSAC; encoded by the coding sequence ATGCGCAACGCGAAGCTGCGCAAGCTGTTCGGCAAGTACCTGGACCAGGCCCTCTGGCACGCCCAACGCGCCCGCGACCTCGAACCGGACTCCGCACTGACGCACTGCGTGATCGGCATCGTCCTGCTGTCGATTGGCGGCCGGGCGGCGGCCCGCCAAGCCCGTGAACCGCTGGAGGTCGCCCTGCGCCTGGACCCGCAGCTGCCCGGTGTGTGGAACTGCCTGGGGCTGTCAGCACTCCGAACCGGCCGGTTCGTCGCGGCCCTGCGCGCCTTCATCACGACGTTGCAGCTGGACCCGCGGTCGGACAACGGCTCGCACAACTCCCGCTGGCGGTGTGGACGCTGGTCTCCCGCGGGCGCTGGTGGATCTTCGGCCTGCTGA